A stretch of DNA from Bremerella alba:
TTTCCGCCGATCATCCACGTTTGGCGGAAGTAATCCACAGAAACGGCTTGCCAGACTCGTCGACTTTCAGATCAACACTGAGCAGCGCCTGGTAGAGGATGTGGTCGAGGATCTTCTTGTAGAACGTTTTGTCTTTGGGGAAACGAACGTCGACTTCGGTATCAATATTGTCTTTAGCGATCTTGGCGTGATCGAAGAACATGGCCGTCTTTAAACGAGGCCCAATCGCCCCGAGGGCCTTCTCAAGCGGCGTCCGATTGATTTCTACTTCGATGAATTGAAACAGCACCGGGCACGTATCGGCCGGGCTTCGCGTCAGCGGTTGCCCAACCGTCCAGGCATCGTCGCTGGCTCCCATCGGCAACACATGCAGATTGACGGTGCCGCCCACTTCTCGCTGGGGAACGACGATCAATCCGTGCCCTCGCAGCAAGATCGCCATCGCGGTGCCGGCGCTAAAACCATGGAGTTCGTCTTTCGCTTTGAGCATCTTCACGCGGGCCACCATCGCCGGGGAAGCGTCGAAATTCAGTCCTGTCAGTTGTCTGACCGCGCCCAGTAGTTCGGCCAAGGGCTGATCTTGGGTATGGAAATCGAGCGGCTTGGAAAGCTTTGCCAGGACTTCTTTGCGTTCGGCACGGGTCATACCGTCACGCTGGGGCTGGCGCATCAGTTCGTCTTCGCCACCCACCTTGATGCGATGAAACCACTGCGGCAATTCGCCCAAGTTTCGTTTGGTGAAGCGATTGCCATCAGGCATGTGTAACGTCTGGTCTCGGCCCAGAATGGCTGTCACGCGATACGATTGACTTCGCCCCAGGTCGACCTCTTCGATGCCGACGCTTTCGCCGTCGCGACCACTGCGCAGTTTGACCGAATCGGCTCCCTTGTTATCCAGCAACCGGGTCCACTCTTGAAGGGCAGTGATCGACAGGCCTTTCTCGGTGATCACTTCAAGCGAGACGCGATGATCGGCCCAAGCCGTCGCCGGAAGGGCCAAGAGGATCAAGTTCGTTAAAAGTATGCGTAGTTGTGCCATGCTTGGTACCCTTTCGGTTCTCGTTCACCCTTCAATTGTAGCACCCGCTTAGGGCGCAGCCGGGGAATTGGCAGAATCGTTACCCTTGGAATTCCCTTACCGGCGATCTCTGACTGGTTGCAACGATGCAAGGGAAGGGACAAAATACCGGTTCTGTCGATTTCTACGCTTTTCGATTGACAACCATCGACGCGTTTTTCACCCCCGCAAAGGAGCACGGCATGGCTCGCGCAGTCACGATGTTCACCGGCCAATGGGCCGATATGAAACTAGACGATTTAGCCAAGACCATGAAAGGTTTTGGTTTTGACGGTCTCGAATTAGCTTGCTGGGGTGACCACTTTGAAGTGGACCGCGCCGTCACCGAAGACGACTATTGCGACAAGAAACGCGAGCAGTTGGACAAGTTCGACCTGGGCTGCTGGTCGATCAGCACCCATCTTTGCGGTCAGGCCGTTTGCGACATCATCGACGAACGCCACAAGGCCATCCTGCCGGAATCGGTTTGGGGCGACGGCGATCCTTCGTCGGTCAACGACCGAGCTGCCGAAGCCGTGAAGAACGCTGCCCGGGCTGCTCAAAAGTTTGGTGTGCCGGTCGTCAACGGCTTTACCGGCAGCAGCATCTGGCATCTGCTTTATAGCTTTCCGCCGGTTCCTCCGAAGATGATCGACGACGGCTTCAAGTTGTTTGCTGACCGTTGGAATCCGATCATGGATGTCTTCGGCGAATGCGGGATCAAGTTCGGTCTGGAAGTGCACCCCACCGAAATCGCTTTCGACATCTACAGCGCCGAAAAGGCCTTAGATGCAATCGGCCATCGCGAAGAATTTGGGTTCAACTTCGACCCGAGCCACCTGCTATGGCAAGGCATCGATCCGGTCGAGTTCATTCGTTACTTCCCCGACCGCATCTACCATGTGCACATCAAGGACGCGATCACAACGCTCAACGGTCGCACCGGCATCTTGGGAAGCCACATCGATTTCGGCGATCACCGTCGCGGTTGGAACTTCCGTAGCCCTGGCCATGGCGGTGTAAACTTTGAAGAGATCATCCGTGCCCTAAATGACATTCAGTACACCGGCCCGCTGAGCATCGAATGGGAAGACAGCGGCATGGACCGTATGCACGGTGCGGAAGAATCGTGCGAGTTCGTTCGCAGCATCGATTTCGCCCCTAGCGACGTGGCGTTCGATTCAGCGTTCGACAAGGAAAAGCAATAAACGATTTTTCGCACTTGTTCCCTCTCCCCAGAGAGGACAAGGTTAGGGTGAGCGGTTTTCCCCGTAAATCGCTACAAACGAAACAAACCGAGCCAGAAGCATATTCCGGCTCGGTTTTTTCATGCGCACGTGCCAGAAGTTGGCAAGCAAACAGGTTGCAAGTCACACTAGAGTATTGCGAGAGCTTTCACTTTACTGGCATCGTTCGATCCTTTTACCATATCGGTGCGTTGCCACGCACTCTACGGGACTTTCCATTGCAACTATCCACCGCTGCCATCCTGATCCTTTCGGCCGTGACGATGCAAGCCGATGCACCGTCTCGGGCGGAGATCGACGCGCGTTTTCAGACGCAGCTCAACGCGTTGGCCGCGAAGTGCGACGAGGTAAATCTGCCTGAACAGGCCGAGAGAACTCGCACGTGGATCATTCCCCCGTACGGCCAGGCAAACCTCTTTTACCTGGTGCCGGAGAGCGATCCGCTTCAACCGGCGAGCGATGCCTCGCAGTTGGTCCAGTTTTGGTATCAGAAATTTCGCACGATCCGTAACGAGCACGCAGATGCGTTGTACCAGCACGCCCAAGATCTTCTGGTCGCCCACCAGGGAGCCCAGTCGTATCAAACGCTGCACGAGGTGCTGCGAGAGAACCCCGATCATGCCGACGCGCGGCGGATACTTGGCTATGCCAACGTCAACGACACTTGGCGACGACCAGGCGTGGTGACCCGGGCCAAGCAGCCGCGATATTCGCACCCCAAATTCGATTGGCCAGCGAAGAGCTTCTGGCAGATCGATACACCCCACTTTCAAATCTTGACCAACACGAGCGAGGCCGAAGGGCTGAAGCTGGGCGAGCGACTGGAGATTGTCTATTCGGCATGGGAGCAGATGTTCTTCTCGTTCTGGAGCAACGAGTTGCAACTGGCTGGGTACTTCGATGGAGGTTCGCCAAGCCCGGTACGGAAGAAGTTTCAAATCGTGTTGTTCAAAACGCGTGGCGAGTACGTCAATTACCTGGAAAAGGTCCAGCCACGGATTGGCATCACGCTAGGAATTTACCAGTTCGACGAAGAGAAGGTGTACCTCTTTCACGATGACAGCGCCGCCTCGCATGCGACCTGGCATCACGAGGTTTCGCATCAGCTGTTTCAGGAGTACCGCTCGGCCTCGAAAGACGTCGGGTTGAACTTCAACTTCTGGGCAATCGAAGGGGTAGCGATGTACATGGAGTCGCTGCGCATCTTTGATGGGTATGTCACGCTCGGCGGCGTGGATGCATCGCGGTTGCAGTTCGCCAGGAATCGGTTCTTCACCGGAGGGTTCTACCTTCCGATCGAGAAACTTGCGGCTATGAGCCGTGATGACATTCAGAAGAGCCCTGATATCGGGGCGATCTACAGTGAGTCGGCAGGCGTTGCGCAGATGTTTCTCGACCTACCGCCCGATTCCAACCCGGCAATAAAAAAGTGGCGTGAGTCATTCGTTGAGTACCTGAAAGAAATCTACCTGGGACGCGATCAGGCTAATTCGCTGTTTGAGACAGTCAAAGACCCATCTACTTTCTCGTTAGACCAGCGCTACCAAGATTATCTGAAGATCGGCGATAAGGACGTCTTGGCGATTCCTGAGGGTGCTCCTACCACCGACTTGGTGCTTAGCAGTATGGACAAAATCACGGATGCCTCTCTCACGCGTATCGGCACGTTTGAGAGTTTGCGTTGGCTAGATCTCACGAAAACGAAGATCACCGATGCCGGTATTGCCCATCTGACTGGCTGCCGATCACTTCGCGACTTAAGCCTTGCCACCACGCGGCTCAGCGACGCAGGGCTGGCCGCGATCGGCAAGCTCTCGACCCTGGAAGAACTCGACATTAGCGGCACGCCGGTCACTGATGCAGGCCTCGATCACTTACGCTCGCTATCAAACCTAAAAGTGTTACGCATGGCCGTCACGCAGATTACCGACGAAGGCCTGTTGAAGCTAGCCGGGCTACAAGACCTTCAGATGATCGATGCCCGGCAAACGCAAATCACGCCGCAGGGGATCGAACGGTTGAAGCAATCGCTACCGCAGGTGGTGGTTCATCAGTAAGCGGCCCTTTAGAATCGAGGGCTCCTCCACTTCCCTTCCTTCCTGCTGGAACCGCATCGATGCCTGACGCTCGTCCCTGGAAACTTTCTGAAGTTAACTACGGCCACGTAAAGACCACTCAGTACGAAGTTGCCGTGCTTCCCTTGGGTGCCACTGAGCCGCACAACCTTCACCTGCCGTACGGAACCGACGACTACGAAGGAACCCAGATCGGCGAGCGGATATGCGAGGCAGCCCACAACCAGGGCGCCAAGGTCGTGCTTCTGCCGACTATCCCCTACGGCACCGAGACCAACATGCGGCAGTTCCCGTTGGCGATGAACCTTGACCCATCGACGCTGTTTGCCGTCGTTACCGATCTCATCCAATCGCTCGTGCAAAGTGGCATCAAGAAGGTGGTGCTACTGAACAGCCATGGCGGCAACGAGATGAAGCCACTGCTGCGAGAGTTGTACGGGAAAACGGACGCACATGTTTTCTTATGCAACTGGTTTAAGGCCTTTAACGAAGAAGAATATCACGAGATCTTTACCCATAAAGAAGATCATGCAGGCGAAATGGAGACCTCAATGATCCTGGCTTACCGCCCAGAGCTGGTCGCGCGGCGACCAGATGGGTCGTTCGACGCTGACTCCGGAGCGACCAGGTCGATGCAAATGGAGGCCCTGGAGCGTGGCTGGGTTTCGATTACCCGCCCCTGGCATCTACTGACGACCAACAGCGGATCTGGCAATCCGCACGAGGCAACGGCCGAAAAAGGGGAGCGATTAATGGACTTACTGGTGAACCGTCTGGCCCCTTTCCTGGTCCAGCTTTCCAGTGCCGAGGGGGACGAGAGCTTCCCGTTTGTGATCGATAAATGAACGTAAGCCGTTAAATTGGCTGGTCTTGCAGAAATAGGCGGGCCCAGCCAATTGACGAACTCCTTAGCAGCATTTAAGATAAGTCGCTTCAATTGTGGTGGGTATAGCTCAGTTGGTTAGAGCACTGGATTGTGATTCCAGGGGTCGTGGGTTCGAATCCCTCTATCCACCCTTTCTTTTTCTTTGGCTGGGGCCGCTTGACCTGGCTCCTTCTTTAAGAAGGCTCTCGCAGCCCATGTCGGATCTTCCCGAGCAGCAACTGGCTTGCGGTCGATATCGCCACTACAAAGGCCCCATGTACGTCGTACTGGGCATTGCACGGCATAGCGAAACCGAA
This window harbors:
- a CDS encoding sugar phosphate isomerase/epimerase family protein; protein product: MARAVTMFTGQWADMKLDDLAKTMKGFGFDGLELACWGDHFEVDRAVTEDDYCDKKREQLDKFDLGCWSISTHLCGQAVCDIIDERHKAILPESVWGDGDPSSVNDRAAEAVKNAARAAQKFGVPVVNGFTGSSIWHLLYSFPPVPPKMIDDGFKLFADRWNPIMDVFGECGIKFGLEVHPTEIAFDIYSAEKALDAIGHREEFGFNFDPSHLLWQGIDPVEFIRYFPDRIYHVHIKDAITTLNGRTGILGSHIDFGDHRRGWNFRSPGHGGVNFEEIIRALNDIQYTGPLSIEWEDSGMDRMHGAEESCEFVRSIDFAPSDVAFDSAFDKEKQ
- a CDS encoding creatininase family protein, yielding MPDARPWKLSEVNYGHVKTTQYEVAVLPLGATEPHNLHLPYGTDDYEGTQIGERICEAAHNQGAKVVLLPTIPYGTETNMRQFPLAMNLDPSTLFAVVTDLIQSLVQSGIKKVVLLNSHGGNEMKPLLRELYGKTDAHVFLCNWFKAFNEEEYHEIFTHKEDHAGEMETSMILAYRPELVARRPDGSFDADSGATRSMQMEALERGWVSITRPWHLLTTNSGSGNPHEATAEKGERLMDLLVNRLAPFLVQLSSAEGDESFPFVIDK